The Pyrenophora tritici-repentis strain M4 chromosome 2, whole genome shotgun sequence genome window below encodes:
- a CDS encoding Sds3 domain containing protein, which translates to MVRNGSPSPADNFPLGHSATSPQPQPSKRDKRRNMLAEKLAEMMASFSENRDSHYRAQVAALQADISLIMKADPYGNQPLEDGGEEATELITQIMGNNVPSTPSAGTDYIAQCGRHYSRFVDAVNDAMEERDYNLTMLWNKNENTKNEIENAHYYKVQIAEEEHKLLAATIRERLIASIQQRTNKLKREKEQLDLSDSNAMLLHPNQFSIGLPASPGGPQAPRKTRRTGHKFGDAEELAVAQENKRKRKLFEDQDNDSPGPAGRPNEMGIGSPFREAKARTVNAQFESAAYSIERLFSEKELNMAMNQATTAASHFFAKMKNTEASPQEAATNGQTNGTNGDHASENGDPMDQDQESDDVPGASDMVRQLSSNPHATRGATRSALNPTAAIVSGQIPPFIYNPPFVLDAKVFQKLNASAPPPPSLSAQDIEQDLKLMLREAQPDDELNERLLQAACNPVKARDYQVQPPHFSEPVNEMTSALRNTAPHLEVGAGLGGVPMSAQSSMAVEDEFLETAKLFTRHLHIVEYEKLKKTIKEKKK; encoded by the exons ATGGTACGAAATGGCAGCCCGTCGCCGGCGGACAACTTTCCGCTCGGCCATTCGGCAACGTCCCCTCAACCTCAGCCTTCAAAGCGCGACAAACGGCGCAACATGCTTGCGGAGAAGCTCGCAGAAATGATGGCTTCATTTTCGGAGAACAGGGATAGTCACTATAGAGCTCAAGTCGCGGCGCTGCAAGCTGATATTAGCCTGATCATGAAGGCCGACCCGTATGGGAATCAGCCTCTTGAAGATGGCGGAGAAGAAGCGACAGAACTCATCACGCAGATTATGGGGAACAACGTGCCTTCGACACCTAGCGCCGGCACTGACTACATTGCGCAATGTGGAAGACACTATTCACGCTTCGTAGACGCTGTCAATGATGCAATGGAAGAACGCGACTATAATCTAACTATGCTCTGG AACAAAAACGAGAACACCAAGAACGAAATCGAGAATGCGCACTACTACAAGGTCCAGATAGCTGAGGAAGAGCATAAGCTACTTGCTGCCACCATTCGCGAGCGACTCATCGCAAGCATACAACAACGGACAAATAAGCTGAAGCGAGAAAAGGAGCAATTAGATTTGTCCGACAGCAACGCAATGCTTCTGCATCCCAACCAATTCAGCATCGGACTTCCTGCTAGCCCTGGCGGACCGCAAGCGCCTCGCAAAACAAGGAGGACAGGACATAAGTTTGGAGACGCCGAAGAGCTTGCTGTAGCTCAAGAGAACAAGCGGAAGCGGAAGCTCTTCGAAGACCAAGACAATGACTCGCCAGGACCTGCTGGTCGCCCTAACGAAATGGGTATTGGCTCGCCCTTCCGCGAAGCCAAAGCGCGCACTGTCAACGCCCAGTTTGAATCAGCCGCCTATTCTATCGAGCGGCTTTTTAGCGAGAAGGAGCTCAACATGGCCATGAATCAAGCCACGACGGCCGCGTCTCACTTCTTTGCCAAGATGAAGAATACCGAGGCATCACCACAGGAAGCCGCAACTAACGGTCAGACCAATGGCACAAATGGCGACCATGCCTCTGAGAACGGCGACCCCATGGACCAAGACCAAGAGTCAGATGATGTACCTGGCGCGTCAGACATGGTCCGTCAGCTCTCTTCGAACCCCCACGCAACCCGTGGTGCCACACGCTCGGCACTCAACCCTACAGCCGCCATAGTGAGCGGTCAAATACCTCCGTTCATCTACAACCCGCCTTTTGTTCTCGATGCAAAGGTTTTCCAGAAGCTTAATGCTTCAGCACCACCGCCACCCTCACTTTCGGCACAGGATATTGAGCAAGATTTGAAGCTCATGCTCAGGGAAGCGCAACCGGACGATGAGCTCAACGAGAGACTCTTGCAAGCTGCATGCAACCCTGTCAAGGCACGAGACTACCAGGTCCAACCACCACATTTCTCTGAACCCGTAAACGAAATGACAAGTGCACTCCGGAACACGGCGCCGCATCTTGAGGTGGGCGCAGGACTGGGCGGTGTGCCCATGAGTGCTCAGAGTAGCATGGCTG TAGAGGACGAGTTCCTCGAAACAGCAAAGCTCTTCACAAGACACTTACATATAGTAGAATACGAGAAGCTTAAGAAAACTATtaaggagaagaagaagtaA
- a CDS encoding PaaJ, Acetyl-CoA acetyltransferase: MGNVLSAGVGQAPARQAAIFAGLPTNIEATTINKVCASGLKAVNIAASTIELGQAEAQVAGGMENMTRVPYYLNRASQQPAFGHQKLQDGLIADGLWDVYNQIHMGNCAENTAKKYQVSRQDQDDYAIETYKRAQQAYKDGLFKDEIVPVTVKSKKGEVVISEDEQYNKLKLDKVATLKPAFDKGPDASVTAANSSPLSDGASALVLGSKEIAQKYGKDSRVLAKVVTYADASLDPIDFPVAPASCVEKLLKQSGLSKNDISIWEFNEAFAAVIKANAKILGLGTENVNPRGGAIALGHALGSSGSRILVTLLHQLEVGQYGAAVICNGGGAASGIIVQRVGADQL; encoded by the exons ATGGGCAATGTACTCTCCGCAGGCGTCGGACAAGCGCCGGCACGTCAAGCTGCCATTTTCGCGGGCCTACCCACAAATATTGAGGCTACTACCATCAACAAAGTATGCGCATCAGGATTGAAGGCTGTGAACATTGCCGCTTCGACCATTGAACTTGGTCAGGCCGAAGCGCAGGTCGCGGGAGGAATGGAGAACATGACACGGGTACCGTACTATCTGAACAGGGCAAGCCAGCAGCCCGCATTCGGACACCAGAAGCTGCAGGACGGCTTAATCGCCGATGGTCTCTGGGATGTCTACAACCAAATCCACATGGGAAACTGCGCGGAGAACACTGCCAAGAAGTACCAGGTTTCGCGACAGGATCAGGACGACTACGCGATCGAGACATACAAGCGCGCGCAACAGGCATACAAGGACGGACTCTTCAAAGATGAGATTGTGCCAGTTACAGTCAAGTCGAAGAAGGGAGAAGTCGTCATTTCCGAAGATGAACAGTACAACAAGCTCAAGCTTGACAAGGTCGCGACTTTGAAGCCAGCCTTCGACAAGGGACCAGATGCTAGTGTTACAGCGGCAAACAGCTCGCCTCTCAGTGACGGCGCATCAGCACTGGTACTGGGAAGCAAGGAGATTGCCCAAAAGTATGGCAAGGACAGCCGCGTTCTCGCCAAGGTTGTAACCTACGCCGATGCATCTCTTG ACCCCATCGACTTCCCCGTTGCGCCTGCATCCTGCGTTGAGAAACTACTCAAGCAATCCGGCCTCTCAAAGAACGACATCTCCATCTGGGAGTTCAACGAAGCCTTTGCCGCCGTCATCAAAGCCAATGCAAAGATCCTTGGTCTCGGCACAGAGAATGTAAACCCAAGAGGTGGCGCTATCGCTCTCGGACACGCACTGGGTAGTTCTGGTAGCAGAATCTTGGTGACACTATTGCACCAGTTGGAAGTCGGACAGTATGGTGCTGCTGTCATCTGCAATGGCGGTGGTGCGGCATCAGGCATTATCGTGCAGCGGGTCGGCGCGGATCAGCTATAA
- a CDS encoding Homeobox-KN multi-domain protein yields the protein MTTPNAAFDMADFVDFGETGIPNTTKEINLDTSGALLDESYVLHQESASLMKNLDVQATSTDFNTDFSSWLPRYQKPTQPCAYCRSKSLECFIYNKNGSNNSGCSPCNALFRPCSFSDPQKMPGMQQRTALDTLDVVAEDDTRHFGGLTGKKQMRSLGHVGPIDENGGDEGPKKGAAAARFPRAAVKVLKDWILMHIDHPYPTEEEKETLQQQTGLSMNQISNWMANTRRRQKARPKRSASPSIRPSTGAINIPAGKTWESMNPFERWKNSPPENEPAPLNAIAHAIETFDPPESTSLSSSYRKDASNDSTGSFSVFKAPSISSLETRLTNMSSGSLGSHPSAYSYGSRHSLGSMNSLKSKERRRRRRIPTRAAKASPEETQRMFQCTFCTDTFKSKYDWSRHEKSLHLSLEKWLCAPLGEIVADKATGKPKCVYCDELDPSSEHLATHNHTACYEKGPESRTFYRKDHLRQHLRLMHGCKMTASMETWKSEAQYIRSRCGFCGKHFNKWQDRTDHLAKEFRNGASMKNWKGCRGLDPHVAIHVTNAMPPYLIANESKSPFPFSASNSSSLKQLHLNIESKDLEYLLPNVPGNITTDDLSVAYQDGSDSSNVGPIVLTTPKDFSTSESPETNPNATCWEILTLRLGRFAREHIKKHGAGSVTDEMLQNESRRILYDDNDPWNQTSADNPEWLNLFKKAHGIDTQPSSQDTTAPHEVFEDLGLHSNSALDPSFNINNFACTNIPHNDPLRALSFECSLSGSLDFIQDHTRQLSSGRQTPYSVPGLSGSPTSPASYAPATNMTSTENLLGVYDPISELVCISAGTNGPCFGEQGELGFATKTAGSPKKRYWLNDATASMAPPFVTTTVNDLMSFQAVNEQPSTTTDESTTIQDFHFPSWDELPEDLQNATSSADYSSAIPTGTSGVDGMSAVAEGAAAMAWDDMDFTMDMDMDLDMNLGLDHL from the exons ATGACTACGCCTAATGCAGCCTTCGACATGGCCGACTTCGTCGATTTCGGGGAAACGGGCATACCCAACACGACAAAAGAAATCAATCTTGATACCTCGGGAGCGCTATTGGACGAAAG CTATGTATTGCACCAAGAGTCCGCATCTCTCATGAAGAACTTGGATGTACAGGCCACTAGTACAGACTTCAACACCGACTTTAGCAGTTGGCTTCCACGATATCAGAAGCCTACCCAGCCTTGCGCGTATTGCCGATCGAAATCTCTCGAATGCTTCATCTATAACAAAAATGGCTCGAACAATTCAGGATGCTCACCATGCAATGCTTTATTTCGGCCCTGCAGTTTCAGCGATCCGCAGAAGATGCCGGGAATGCAACAGAGAACTGCGCTGGATACTCTAGATGTTGTGGCAGAAGACGATACGCGACACTTTGGTGGTCTAACCGGCAAGAAACAGATGCGATCACTAGGTCATGTTGGTCCCATAGACGAGAATGGTGGGGACGAGGGTCCCAAGAAAGGTGCTGCCGCTGCTCGATTCCCACGGGCTGCAGTCAAGGTCCTCAAAGACTGGATACTGATGCATATCGATCACCCATACCCAACGGAAGAGGAAAAGGAGACATTGCAGCAACAGACGGGCCTCTCGATGAACCAAATCTCGAACTGGATGGCGAACACGAGGCGAAGACAGAAGGCTCGACCGAAGCGGAGTGCATCACCCAGCATTCGGCCATCGACTGGGGCTATCAATATTCCAGCAGGGAAGACCTGGGAAAGCATGA ATCCGTTCGAACGATGGAAAAACTCTCCTCCTGAGAACGAACCTGCGCCTCTCAATGCTATCGCTCACGCCATTGAAACTTTTGACCCACCGGAATCTACCAGCCTAAGCAGTAGCTACCGCAAAGATGCTTCCAACGACAGCACTGGAAGCTTTTCCGTGTTCAAGGCGCCTTCGATTTCTTCCTTGGAGACACGCCTCACAAACATGTCGTCCGGCTCTCTCGGATCTCATCCCTCAGCTTACTCGTACGGATCACGACACTCTCTTGGCTCGATGAACAGCCTCAAGTCCAAGGAAAGGCGCAGGCGTCGACGAATTCCTACCCGAGCAGCGAAAGCTAGCCCGGAGGAGACACAGCGTATGTTCCAATGCACATTTTGCACTGATACCTTCAAGTCCAAGTACGACTG GTCTCGCCACGAAAAGAGCCTTCATTTGTCTCTGGAGAAGTGGTTGTGTGCACCTCTTGGCGAGATAGTGGCTGACAAGGCCACTGGGAAGCCCAAGTGTGTATACTGCGACGAGTTGGACCCCAGTAGCGAGCATTTGGCGACACACAATCACACAGCTTGCTACGAAAAGGGCCCTGAGTCACGAACGTTCTATCGGAAAGATCACCTTCGCCAACATTTACGACTCATGCATGGGTGCAAGATGACTGCCAGCATGGAAACGTGGAAGTCTGAAGCCCAATACATCAGATCACGCTGCGGGTTCTGCGGGAAGCACTTTAATAAATGGCAGGATCGCACAGATCACCTTGCAAAAGAATTCCGAAACGGTGCGAGCATGAAGAATTGGAAAGGCTGCCGGGGCCTTGATCCCCATGTTGCGATACATGTGACCAACGCCATGCCGCCTTATCTCATTGCCAACGAGAGCAAATCACCTTTCCCGTTCTCAGCAAGCAACTCCTCAAGCCTAAAG CAGCTTCACTTAAACATTGAAAGCAAAGATCTCGAGTACCTTTTACCAAACGTCCCAGGGAATATCACGACAGATGATCTATCCGTCGCATATCAAGACGGAAGCGACTCATCAAATGTTGGCCCGATTGTCCTCACAACACCTAAGGACTTTTCGACTTCAGAGTCGCCCGAGACCAACCCAAACGCCACCTGCTGGGAAATCCTCACTCTGCGACTGGGGCGCTTTGCGAGAGAACATATCAAGAAGCATGGGGCTGGGTCAGTAACCGACGAGATGTTGCAGAATGAATCGCGTCGCATTCTGTATGACGACAACGATCCGTGGAATCAGACTTCTGCCGACAACCCTGAATGGCTTAACCTGTTCAAGAAAGCTCACGGCATCGACACGCAGCCCTCATCACAAG ATACCACTGCACCCCACGAAGTGTTTGAAGATCTTGGCTTACACTCCAACTCCGCCCTTGACCCAAGCTTCAACATCAACAACTTTGCCTGCACCAACATACCCCATAATGATCCACTACGGGCATTATCTTTCGAGTGTTCTCTTTCTGGCTCATTGGATTTCATCCAGGACCATACACGACAGCTTTCTTCTGGACGACAGACACCCTACAGCGTCCCCGGACTAAGCGGATCACCCACGTCACCAGCTTCGTATGCTCCAGCAACCAACATGACAAGCACCGAAAACCTCTTAGGCGTATACGACCCCATCTCCGAACTTGTATGCATATCCGCCGGTACCAATGGTCCCTGTTTCGGCGAGCAGGGCGAACTTGGCTTTGCTACAAAGACAGCTGGATCACCGAAGAAGAGGTATTGGTTGAACGACGCGACTGCAAGCATGGCACCACCTTTCGTCACCACCACCGTCAACGATCTCATGTCTTTCCAGGCCGTAAACGAGCAGCCTTCCACGACTACTGACGAATCTACTACGATTCAAGACTTTCACTTCCCCTCGTGGGACGAACTCCCAGAGGACCTGCAGAACGCGACAAGCTCTGCAGATTACAGTTCTGCGATCCCGACCGGCACTTCTGGGGTTGATGGTATGTCAGCGGTGGCAGAGGGGGCTGCAGCTATGGCGTGGGATGACATGGATTTCACGATGGATATGGATATGGATTTGGATATGAATCTTGGTCTTGACCATCTTTGA
- a CDS encoding putative c2h2 finger domain protein, whose amino-acid sequence MSGKAGAYGTSGGGDTDFRKTWDRDEMAKKAKDREAKERDEGKERYEAKLAGKTYRRRASTPDDLKQTEARSERIDWSKMIGKQTLTSAAAAVGKRGRGAGAYCQACDLTFKDNIQYVEHLNSKQHLVATGQSGEVHRATLQEVRERLRYLKRKRDEDKFLEVTDLDARLAMTKEQLEKDAEEKRRLRNEKRRAKKKTDANAMEWKVEGDGIIR is encoded by the coding sequence ATGAGCGGCAAAGCAGGCGCATATGGCACGTCGGGCGGCGGCGACACTGACTTCAGGAAAACATGGGATCGCGACGAGATGGCGAAAAAGGCCAAGGACAGGGAGGCAAAGGAGCGCGACGAGGGCAAAGAGCGATATGAGGCAAAGCTGGCTGGCAAGACGTACAGGCGAAGGGCTTCGACACCCGACGATCTGAAGCAGACGGAGGCAAGGTCAGAGCGCATAGACTGGAGCAAGATGATTGGAAAGCAAACCCTCAcatcagcagcagcagctgTAGGCAAGAGGGGCCGCGGTGCAGGTGCATACTGTCAAGCCTGCGACCTCACATTCAAGGACAACATCCAGTACGTCGAGCATTTGAACAGCAAACAGCATTTGGTCGCGACCGGTCAATCAGGCGAAGTTCATCGCGCCACACTCCAGGAAGTGCGAGAGCGCCTGCGCTATCTCAAGCGCAAGCGAGATGAAGACAAGTTCCTCGAGGTCACAGATCTCGACGCAAGACTGGCAATGACCAAGGAGCAATTAGAGAAGGACGCAGAGGAGAAGAGGCGGCTGCGTAACGAAAAGCGCAgggcgaagaagaagacggaTGCCAACGCCATGGAGTGGAAGGTTGAGGGGGATGGCATAATCCGCTGA
- a CDS encoding Gst, Glutathione S-transferase: MAQVNGNAPKITLYTNHRCPWAHRAHVAIKELGLPYEEVIIDLDKPRELWYLEINPRGLVPAIDFNGEIITESGIVATFLADAYPSHLLPTAGTPEAALSRAKINFFVDTWFSKANSYLFKILLAASEEDQAKMSKEVVDIVGKEIEPLLKDAKPFFGGSDKPTLAEALTAPFILRYYTFSKRDALPKSILSGFDALPNFSKWAAEVIKLDSVTYIWNEEDVVTTTLRKVASMKGQAAAK, translated from the exons ATGGCGCAAGTCAACGGTAATGCCCCCAAAATCACTCTCTACACGAATCATCGCTGTCCATGGGCCCATCGCGCACACGTCGCTATCAAGGAGCTGGGATTGCCATATGAGGAGGTCATCATAGACCTGGACAAGCCAAGAGAGCTGTGGTATCTTGAAATCAATCCG CGCGGCCTCGTCCCTGCAATTGATTTCAACGGCGAGATCATCACAGAGTCTGGTATTGTCGCAACATTCCTGGCAGATGCATACCCCTCGCACCTTCTTCCCACGGCTGGCACCCCGGAAGCTGCACTTAGCCGCGCGAAAATCAATTTCTTCGTTGATACCTGGTTCAGCAAGGCAAACAGCTACCTCTTCAAGATTCTCCTGGCAGCTTCAGAAGAGGACCAAGCGAAGATGAGCAAGGAGGTTGTGGATATAGTGGGCAAGGAAATTGAGCCTTTGTTGAAGGATGCAAAGCCGTTCTTCGGCGGCAGTGACAAGCCTACTCTAGCTGAG GCTCTCACCGCGCCTTTCATCCTCCGGTACTACACGTTTTCGAAACGCGATGCCCTTCCAAAGTCAATCCTGTCCGGCTTCGACGCGCTGCCCAACTTCTCCAAATGGGCGGCTGAGGTCATTAAGCTGGACAGCGTGACCTACATTTGGAATGAAGAGGATGTTGTCACTACCACACTGCGAAAGGTGGCAAGTATGAAGGGACAGGCGGCTGCGAAGTGA